The Nerophis lumbriciformis linkage group LG15, RoL_Nlum_v2.1, whole genome shotgun sequence genome window below encodes:
- the LOC133615794 gene encoding general transcription factor IIF subunit 2-like isoform X1, whose product MSEKGEVDLTGAKLNTGVWLVKVPKYLSQQWAKATGRGDVGKLRISKKGNQGKPEVSFTLNEELTVIEGLEDKTVSAPRDHPLTMQTVGGQTLAVFTEASSAGQSEERSDGGSSGSGAGAGPDKIALEGVVVQRAECRPAVSESYMKLKRLQIEESSKPIRLSQQLAKAVTNNYKPVANHAYNMEYERKKKEEGKRARADKQHVLDMLFSAFEKHQYYNIKDLVDITKQPVIYLKEILRDIGIYNVKGTHKNTWELKPEYRHYQGEEKTDD is encoded by the exons ATGTCGGAGAAAGGAGAAGTTGATTTAACTGGTGCCAAGCTAAACACGGGCGTGTGGCTGGTAAAG GTTCCTAAGTATCTTTCTCAACAATGGGCAAAAGCCACAGGAAGAGGCGACGTTGGGAAACTCAGAATATCAAA GAAAGGAAACCAAGGAAAGCCAGAG GTGTCTTTCACATTAAATGAAGAGTTGACCGTAATCGAGGGTCTGGAAGACAAGACGGTGTCTGCACCTCGGGATCACCCGCTAACCATGCAGACGGTGGGAGGTCAGACGTTGGCGGTCTTCACCGAGGCATCATCAGCGG GCCAATCAGAAGAGAGATCTGATGGTGGCAGCTCAGGTTCGGGGGCAGGGGCTGGTCCAG ataaaatAGCTTTGGAGGGAGTGGTGGTGCAGAGAGCAGAGTGCAGGCCTGCTGTTAGTGAAAGTTATATGAAGCTAAAGAG GTTACAAATTGAAGAGTCCTCCAAGCCCATCCGGCTGTCGCAGCAGTTGGCCAAAGCAGTCACCAACAACTACAAACCTGTGGCTAACCATGCCTACAAT ATGGAGTACGAGAGGAAAAAGAAGGAGGAGGGCAAGCGAGCGAGAGCTGACAAACAACACGTGTTGGACATGTTGTTTTCTGCTTTTGAGAAGCATCAGTACTACAACATCAAGGACTTGGTGGACATCACCAAACAACCTGTG ATTTATTTGAAGGAGATTCTGCGTGACATTGGCATCTACAACGTGAAGGGAACACATAAGAACACCTGGGAGCTAAAGCCTGAGTATCGACATTACCAAGGTGAGGAAAAGACAGATGATTAA
- the LOC133615794 gene encoding general transcription factor IIF subunit 2-like isoform X3 has protein sequence MSEKGEVDLTGAKLNTGVWLVKVPKYLSQQWAKATGRGDVGKLRISKKGNQGKPEVSFTLNEELTVIEGLEDKTVSAPRDHPLTMQTVGGQTLAVFTEASSADKIALEGVVVQRAECRPAVSESYMKLKRLQIEESSKPIRLSQQLAKAVTNNYKPVANHAYNMEYERKKKEEGKRARADKQHVLDMLFSAFEKHQYYNIKDLVDITKQPVIYLKEILRDIGIYNVKGTHKNTWELKPEYRHYQGEEKTDD, from the exons ATGTCGGAGAAAGGAGAAGTTGATTTAACTGGTGCCAAGCTAAACACGGGCGTGTGGCTGGTAAAG GTTCCTAAGTATCTTTCTCAACAATGGGCAAAAGCCACAGGAAGAGGCGACGTTGGGAAACTCAGAATATCAAA GAAAGGAAACCAAGGAAAGCCAGAG GTGTCTTTCACATTAAATGAAGAGTTGACCGTAATCGAGGGTCTGGAAGACAAGACGGTGTCTGCACCTCGGGATCACCCGCTAACCATGCAGACGGTGGGAGGTCAGACGTTGGCGGTCTTCACCGAGGCATCATCAGCGG ataaaatAGCTTTGGAGGGAGTGGTGGTGCAGAGAGCAGAGTGCAGGCCTGCTGTTAGTGAAAGTTATATGAAGCTAAAGAG GTTACAAATTGAAGAGTCCTCCAAGCCCATCCGGCTGTCGCAGCAGTTGGCCAAAGCAGTCACCAACAACTACAAACCTGTGGCTAACCATGCCTACAAT ATGGAGTACGAGAGGAAAAAGAAGGAGGAGGGCAAGCGAGCGAGAGCTGACAAACAACACGTGTTGGACATGTTGTTTTCTGCTTTTGAGAAGCATCAGTACTACAACATCAAGGACTTGGTGGACATCACCAAACAACCTGTG ATTTATTTGAAGGAGATTCTGCGTGACATTGGCATCTACAACGTGAAGGGAACACATAAGAACACCTGGGAGCTAAAGCCTGAGTATCGACATTACCAAGGTGAGGAAAAGACAGATGATTAA
- the LOC133615794 gene encoding general transcription factor IIF subunit 2-like isoform X2: protein MILHKTAQPSRCSPTFVPKYLSQQWAKATGRGDVGKLRISKKGNQGKPEVSFTLNEELTVIEGLEDKTVSAPRDHPLTMQTVGGQTLAVFTEASSAGQSEERSDGGSSGSGAGAGPDKIALEGVVVQRAECRPAVSESYMKLKRLQIEESSKPIRLSQQLAKAVTNNYKPVANHAYNMEYERKKKEEGKRARADKQHVLDMLFSAFEKHQYYNIKDLVDITKQPVIYLKEILRDIGIYNVKGTHKNTWELKPEYRHYQGEEKTDD from the exons GTTCCTAAGTATCTTTCTCAACAATGGGCAAAAGCCACAGGAAGAGGCGACGTTGGGAAACTCAGAATATCAAA GAAAGGAAACCAAGGAAAGCCAGAG GTGTCTTTCACATTAAATGAAGAGTTGACCGTAATCGAGGGTCTGGAAGACAAGACGGTGTCTGCACCTCGGGATCACCCGCTAACCATGCAGACGGTGGGAGGTCAGACGTTGGCGGTCTTCACCGAGGCATCATCAGCGG GCCAATCAGAAGAGAGATCTGATGGTGGCAGCTCAGGTTCGGGGGCAGGGGCTGGTCCAG ataaaatAGCTTTGGAGGGAGTGGTGGTGCAGAGAGCAGAGTGCAGGCCTGCTGTTAGTGAAAGTTATATGAAGCTAAAGAG GTTACAAATTGAAGAGTCCTCCAAGCCCATCCGGCTGTCGCAGCAGTTGGCCAAAGCAGTCACCAACAACTACAAACCTGTGGCTAACCATGCCTACAAT ATGGAGTACGAGAGGAAAAAGAAGGAGGAGGGCAAGCGAGCGAGAGCTGACAAACAACACGTGTTGGACATGTTGTTTTCTGCTTTTGAGAAGCATCAGTACTACAACATCAAGGACTTGGTGGACATCACCAAACAACCTGTG ATTTATTTGAAGGAGATTCTGCGTGACATTGGCATCTACAACGTGAAGGGAACACATAAGAACACCTGGGAGCTAAAGCCTGAGTATCGACATTACCAAGGTGAGGAAAAGACAGATGATTAA